One segment of Sinorhizobium sp. BG8 DNA contains the following:
- a CDS encoding response regulator codes for MLIAIIDDDEAVRVSLLDLVEMFGYAVETFASAPEFLSSPRISETRCLLLDISMPGMSGVDLYRELKRRDIRIPVVFMTGHAQDALVREAKQAGTCLFKPFAGGELRAAIEQAVRTDPA; via the coding sequence ATGCTGATTGCCATAATCGATGACGACGAAGCGGTTCGGGTATCATTGCTCGACCTGGTGGAGATGTTTGGATACGCCGTCGAGACGTTTGCATCCGCACCGGAATTTTTGAGCTCGCCACGGATCTCGGAGACGCGATGCCTTCTCCTGGACATCTCGATGCCAGGAATGTCCGGCGTCGATCTCTACAGGGAACTGAAACGCCGGGACATCAGAATACCTGTGGTGTTCATGACGGGGCACGCCCAGGATGCACTCGTTCGCGAAGCGAAGCAGGCGGGCACATGCCTGTTCAAGCCATTTGCCGGCGGCGAGTTGCGAGCAGCCATCGAGCAGGCGGTCCGGACGGACCCCGCATGA
- a CDS encoding cupin domain-containing protein, which produces MRILANGLLGLTMLALPAVAGEKPYNAKVTLVFDHALPNVPGKSMRGVLVEYGPGGHNPSHTHPKSAFISATVIEGSIKSQINDGPVKVYKVGENWIEVPGDHHRVSANASESEPAKLLAVFVVDTNETELTTFDD; this is translated from the coding sequence ATGCGAATACTGGCGAATGGCTTGCTCGGTCTGACGATGCTCGCGCTTCCCGCGGTGGCGGGAGAAAAGCCCTATAATGCCAAGGTCACCCTGGTGTTCGACCACGCGCTTCCGAATGTACCCGGCAAGAGCATGCGCGGAGTTCTGGTCGAATACGGACCGGGAGGCCACAACCCGTCGCATACCCATCCGAAGAGCGCGTTTATCAGCGCGACGGTGATCGAAGGGAGCATCAAGAGCCAGATCAACGATGGACCGGTCAAAGTTTACAAGGTCGGCGAGAACTGGATCGAGGTACCCGGTGACCATCATCGGGTGAGCGCGAACGCCAGCGAGTCGGAGCCCGCGAAGCTGCTCGCGGTCTTTGTCGTCGACACGAACGAAACGGAACTGACGACTTTCGACGATTGA
- a CDS encoding SDR family oxidoreductase, which produces MRVVIIGGTGLIGTKVAAILRREGHDVLQASPATGVNTLTGEGLSDALTGAEVVVDLANSPSFEPSAVLSFFEQSTSNLIKAEKAATVPHHVALSIVGIERSPGNGYFPGKVAQEAVVKAGGVPYTIIRSTQFMEFMSGIIDGATDGQTVHASPGAFQPIAADDVAAFVSEAATSAPLNGTIEIAGPEKKPMSDFLAGYLAATHDARTVVVDKEARYFGSLVDEQSLVPLGPAKLGKFDVKTWFRQRTQSAA; this is translated from the coding sequence ATGAGAGTCGTCATCATCGGAGGCACGGGCCTGATCGGAACCAAGGTTGCCGCAATTCTGAGACGGGAAGGGCACGATGTCCTGCAGGCGTCGCCTGCGACCGGCGTCAACACGCTGACGGGCGAGGGATTGTCCGACGCACTCACAGGTGCCGAGGTGGTCGTGGATCTCGCCAACTCGCCTTCGTTCGAGCCGAGTGCAGTGCTTTCGTTCTTCGAGCAGTCAACGTCCAACCTGATCAAGGCGGAAAAGGCAGCCACCGTTCCCCATCACGTAGCCCTCTCCATCGTCGGCATCGAGCGGTCGCCCGGCAATGGCTATTTCCCGGGCAAGGTCGCGCAGGAAGCTGTCGTCAAGGCGGGTGGCGTCCCATACACTATCATCCGGTCGACCCAGTTCATGGAGTTCATGAGCGGCATCATTGACGGCGCGACGGACGGCCAGACCGTCCACGCCTCGCCGGGCGCCTTCCAGCCCATCGCGGCCGACGACGTCGCGGCCTTCGTCTCCGAGGCTGCAACCTCCGCACCGTTGAACGGGACAATCGAAATTGCCGGTCCCGAAAAGAAACCGATGAGCGATTTCCTCGCCGGCTATCTTGCCGCCACCCATGATGCGCGCACCGTCGTCGTCGACAAGGAGGCGCGCTATTTCGGCTCTCTCGTCGACGAACAATCCCTGGTTCCGCTCGGGCCGGCCAAGCTCGGGAAATTCGACGTCAAGACATGGTTCAGGCAGCGCACCCAATCGGCAGCTTGA
- a CDS encoding 4-oxalocrotonate tautomerase family protein, producing the protein MPIIRVELFPGRTEEVKARLAHELTASLERVAGVPPEATTVLITEVPPHQWFVAGKAYGSPPAEAP; encoded by the coding sequence ATGCCTATTATCCGAGTTGAACTATTTCCGGGGCGGACGGAGGAGGTGAAAGCCAGATTGGCGCACGAGCTGACGGCAAGCCTGGAGCGTGTCGCTGGGGTGCCGCCGGAGGCCACGACGGTATTGATCACCGAAGTGCCGCCGCACCAATGGTTCGTGGCTGGAAAAGCTTATGGCTCTCCGCCCGCCGAGGCACCATAA
- a CDS encoding proline racemase family protein has product MRSSKIVHVVNCHAEGEVGDVIVGGVAPPPGDTIWEQSRWIARDQTLRKFVLNEPRGGVFRHVNLLVPPKNPKAQMGWIIMEPEDTPPMSGSNSICVSTVLLDSGIVPMTEPITRMTLEAPAGLVEVVAECRNGKAERITVTNVKSFAAQLDATLDVPELGKITVDTAYGGDSFVVVDPDQLGLALVPENARTIAETGIRITNAANEQLGFLHPEDTGWNHISFCLFAGPLYREDERLKARSVVAIQPGKLDRSPTGTALSARLALLNARGVLAKGDTLTAVSIIGSEFVGTIVDETTVAGQKAIVPSISGRAWITGTSQLMLDPADPWPGGYKLSDTWPTIK; this is encoded by the coding sequence ATGCGATCCTCCAAGATAGTCCACGTCGTTAACTGCCACGCTGAGGGCGAAGTCGGAGATGTTATTGTCGGAGGCGTGGCCCCTCCTCCCGGCGATACGATATGGGAGCAGTCGAGGTGGATTGCGCGCGATCAGACACTGCGCAAATTCGTCCTGAACGAGCCCCGCGGCGGCGTCTTCCGGCACGTCAACCTGTTGGTGCCTCCCAAGAACCCGAAGGCTCAAATGGGATGGATCATTATGGAGCCCGAAGATACCCCTCCGATGTCGGGATCTAACTCGATATGCGTTTCCACTGTCCTTCTGGACAGCGGCATCGTCCCCATGACCGAACCGATCACCAGGATGACGCTCGAAGCTCCCGCCGGGCTTGTCGAAGTCGTCGCAGAATGCAGGAACGGCAAAGCGGAGCGTATCACCGTCACCAACGTGAAAAGCTTCGCAGCGCAGCTCGACGCGACATTGGACGTTCCAGAACTCGGCAAAATCACCGTCGACACGGCATATGGCGGCGATAGTTTCGTGGTGGTAGACCCCGACCAGCTTGGCCTGGCGCTCGTCCCAGAGAACGCACGCACCATAGCCGAAACAGGGATCAGGATCACAAACGCGGCGAACGAACAACTGGGGTTCCTGCATCCCGAAGATACCGGCTGGAACCATATATCTTTCTGTTTGTTCGCCGGACCTTTGTATAGAGAGGACGAGCGTTTGAAAGCCCGATCGGTTGTCGCGATCCAGCCCGGGAAACTCGACCGCTCGCCGACAGGTACTGCTCTTTCGGCTCGATTGGCGCTGCTGAATGCCCGTGGGGTCCTAGCCAAGGGAGACACGCTGACGGCGGTCTCGATTATCGGTTCCGAATTCGTGGGAACCATAGTCGATGAAACGACCGTGGCAGGACAGAAGGCGATCGTTCCGTCGATTTCCGGTCGCGCCTGGATAACCGGCACGTCCCAGCTAATGCTCGATCCGGCTGACCCGTGGCCGGGCGGCTACAAACTTTCGGACACCTGGCCCACGATTAAGTAG
- a CDS encoding GntR family transcriptional regulator: protein MPLKADRAINLGAAPSASEVIMKFVRDSIMDGTLDEGEPIRQDDVARLFNVSKIPVREALKRLEAEGLVAFHRNRGAVVTSLSEPEIVEVFEVRALLEAGAIRYSIPHMTEETFQKAQTYCDAFANENNAAHWAELNWKFHSCLYEDAKRPYLLNTIRSVNDRIERYLRVQLSLSKGHHTADVEHRQILALCRKRDVDGAASLVHDHIMGACSSLLQHLPRTSKAKG, encoded by the coding sequence ATGCCATTGAAGGCTGATCGTGCAATCAATCTTGGTGCCGCCCCTTCCGCGTCGGAAGTGATCATGAAATTCGTGCGCGACTCGATCATGGACGGCACGTTGGACGAGGGCGAACCTATCCGACAGGACGACGTCGCACGGCTTTTCAACGTATCGAAGATTCCGGTGCGCGAAGCGTTGAAGCGGCTCGAAGCAGAAGGCCTGGTTGCCTTTCACAGAAATCGCGGTGCCGTCGTCACATCGTTGTCGGAGCCTGAGATCGTAGAGGTGTTCGAGGTCCGGGCACTTCTCGAGGCGGGCGCAATTCGCTATTCGATCCCGCACATGACGGAAGAGACGTTCCAAAAAGCGCAAACCTATTGCGACGCATTTGCCAATGAGAACAACGCGGCACATTGGGCTGAACTGAATTGGAAGTTCCATTCGTGTCTCTATGAGGACGCCAAACGGCCCTACCTGTTGAACACGATCAGGTCCGTGAATGATCGAATTGAACGCTATCTCCGTGTCCAGCTTTCCCTTTCCAAGGGCCATCACACCGCTGATGTCGAACACCGCCAAATCCTCGCTCTCTGCCGAAAGCGGGACGTTGACGGTGCGGCCAGCCTTGTCCACGACCACATCATGGGCGCGTGCAGTTCCCTCTTGCAGCATCTCCCGCGCACATCGAAGGCGAAGGGCTGA
- a CDS encoding proline racemase family protein: protein MAFKRTLNAVDTHAGTPMRVITGGVAHIPGASVYEKMKWLEANDDSLRKLLLREPRGYPAHCCNILVPPNHPEADAGYIILEQIEYPVMSGGNTISVVTVLLEMGILPMKEPVTELVLEAPAGLIRVKADCENGKVKQVTFKNVPAFAAHLDAVIDVPRLGKVTVDVGWGGMFYVIADVRQFKGLELIPEHGKEIARVSSMIRQAAIEQLPVAHPHYPGIGITISQLSGPTEDPNADWKNAVTMASGDFSWDNPSTWTGALDRCPCGTGTCAKMATLHAKGELNLNRDFRHQGILGNVYTGRLVEEVEIGGHSAVVPTLSGRSWIYGLNTIVLDHDDPFTEGFTVGDTWA from the coding sequence ATGGCTTTCAAACGGACTCTCAATGCAGTGGATACACATGCCGGAACGCCGATGCGCGTAATCACCGGGGGTGTTGCTCACATTCCGGGCGCGAGTGTCTACGAAAAGATGAAGTGGCTGGAAGCGAACGACGACAGCCTGAGGAAGCTACTTCTCAGAGAGCCACGTGGCTATCCGGCTCACTGCTGCAATATTCTGGTTCCTCCAAACCACCCCGAGGCAGACGCGGGTTACATCATCCTTGAGCAGATCGAGTACCCGGTAATGTCGGGCGGGAATACGATCTCCGTGGTCACCGTTTTGCTGGAGATGGGAATTCTTCCCATGAAGGAACCTGTGACAGAGCTAGTACTGGAAGCCCCGGCCGGCCTCATCAGGGTCAAAGCTGACTGCGAAAACGGCAAGGTCAAACAGGTCACGTTTAAGAATGTGCCAGCGTTCGCAGCACATCTCGATGCAGTCATTGATGTCCCTCGCCTCGGGAAGGTGACCGTTGATGTTGGCTGGGGCGGCATGTTTTACGTGATCGCGGATGTTCGTCAGTTCAAGGGCCTGGAACTCATCCCGGAACATGGGAAGGAAATCGCCCGTGTATCCTCCATGATCAGGCAGGCAGCCATCGAACAGCTTCCGGTGGCACATCCCCATTACCCGGGGATAGGGATTACCATTTCGCAGCTTTCCGGGCCGACCGAGGACCCGAATGCGGACTGGAAGAACGCCGTTACCATGGCTTCCGGCGACTTCTCGTGGGACAACCCGTCTACGTGGACCGGTGCTCTGGACCGCTGCCCGTGCGGCACCGGGACCTGCGCGAAGATGGCCACGCTTCATGCTAAAGGCGAGTTGAATCTGAACCGGGATTTCCGCCACCAAGGTATTCTCGGAAACGTCTACACAGGCCGACTGGTAGAAGAGGTTGAGATCGGCGGGCATAGCGCCGTTGTCCCAACTCTCTCGGGCAGGAGCTGGATATATGGACTGAACACGATCGTCCTAGATCATGACGACCCGTTCACCGAAGGGTTCACGGTCGGAGACACTTGGGCTTGA